From a region of the Gymnogyps californianus isolate 813 chromosome 22, ASM1813914v2, whole genome shotgun sequence genome:
- the SFPQ gene encoding LOW QUALITY PROTEIN: splicing factor, proline- and glutamine-rich (The sequence of the model RefSeq protein was modified relative to this genomic sequence to represent the inferred CDS: inserted 1 base in 1 codon) yields MSRDRFRSRGGGGGGFHRRGGGGGRGGPNHDFRSPPPGMGMGQNRGPMGGGPQGPGGPPGGGPKPEPPKPPASTSAPPSSSSSAAATTAGPAGSQAGPGAPPPSSLPAGQPPQQQTPVSAPSSAPSGPGGXPQPKPSPSPTPAGGPKKGQGQSPGGGPKGPGGPQQGPGGPHKGGPGHRGGPGGEPRGRGQQHQGQQSLSSQQSSAGGGGGGEKLSDEGFKANLSLLRRPGEKTYTQRCRLFVGNLPADITDEDFKRLFAKYGEPGEVFINKGKGFGFIKLESRALAEIAKAELDDTPMRGRQLRVRFATHAAALSVRNLSPYVSNELLEEAFSQFGPVERAVVIVDDRGRSTGKGIVEFASKPAARKAFERCTEGVFLLTTTPRPVIVEPLEQLDDEDGLPEKLAQKNPMYQKERETPPRFAQPGSFEFEYSQRWKSLDEMEKQQREQVAKNMKDAKDKLESEMEDAYHEHQANLLRQDLMRRQEELRRMEELHNQEMQKRKEIQLRQEEERRRREEEMMIRQREMEEQMRRQREENYSRMGYMDPRERDMRMGGATTMNMGDPYASAAQKFPPLGGGGGIGYEANPGVGQAAMSGSMMGSDMVKMKAE; encoded by the exons atgTCACGGGATCGGTTCCGTAGCCGTGGCGGCGGTGGAGGCGGCTTCCaccggcgcggcggcggcggtggccgCGGCGGCCCCAACCACGATTTCCGCTCTCCGCCGCCCGGCATGGGCATGGGCCAGAACCGCGGCCCCATGGGGGGCGGCCCGCAGGGCCCGGGCGGCCCGCCGGGCGGAGGCCCGAAGCCCGAGCCTCCGAAGCCGCCCGCGTCGACCTCCGCTCCGCCTTCTTCGTCGTCTTCAGCCGCCGCCACCACGGCGGGGCCTGCCGGCAGCCAGGCCGGCCCGGGAGCGCCTCCGCCGTCCTCGCTGCCCGCGGGGCAGCCGCCGCAGCAGCAGACCCCGGTGTCGGCGCCTTCCTCGGCTCCCTCCGGCCCGGGGG AGCCGCAGCCCAAGCCgagccccagccccaccccAGCCGGCGGCCCTAAGAAAGGACAAGGACAGTCGCCCGGCGGCGGGCCCAAGGGACCGGGCGGCCCCCAGCAGGGGCCCGGCGGGCCGCACAAGGGCGGGCCGGGGCAccgcggcgggccgggcggAGAACCGCGCGGCCGcgggcagcagcaccagggacAGCAGAGCCTCTCCTCGCAGCAGAGCtcggccggcggcggcggcggcggcgagaAGCTCTCGGACGAG GGATTTAAAGCAAACCTCTCTCTTCTGAGGCGACCCGGGGAGAAGACCTATACTCAGCGTTGCCGCTTGTTTGTTGGGAATTTGCCTGCTGATATAACAGACGAAGACTTTAAAAGACTGTTCGCCAAGTATGGGGAGCCGGGAGAGGTTTTTATCAACAAGGGGAAAGGCTTTGGATTCATTAAATTG GAATCTAGAGCTCTTGCAGAAATTGCGAAGGCAGAACTGGATGATACCCCCATGAGGGGTCGACAGCTTCGTGTTCGGTTTGCCACAcatgctgctgctctttcagtGCGTAATCTTTCACCCTATGTGTCCAACGAGTTGCTGGAGGAAGCTTTTTCCCAGTTTGGTCCAGTGGAAAGAGCTGTTGTGATTGTAGATGATCGAGGTAGATCAACAGGAAAAGGCATTGTTGAATTTGCATCAAAGCCAGctgcaagaaaagcatttgaacGGTGTACTGAAGGAGTGTTTTTGTTGACAAC caCTCCTAGGCCAGTTATTGTGGAACCATTGGAACAACTGGATGATGAAGATGGTCTTCCAGAAAAGCTTGCTCAGAAGAATCCGATGTATCAAAA ggaaagagagacTCCTCCCCGTTTTGCTCAGCCTGGCAGTTTTGAATTTGAATATTCCCAGAGGTGGAAATCTTTagatgaaatggaaaaacagcagagagagcaagtggcaaaaaacatgaaagatgCCAAGGACAAACTTGAAAGTGAGATGGAAGATGCTTATCACGAGCATCAGGCAAACCTCTTGCGTCAAG ACCTTATGAGGCGTCAGGAAGAACTGAGACGTATGGAAGAACTCCATAATCAAGAAATGCAGAAACGCAAGGAAATTCAACTGAG gcaggaggaggagcgTCGCAGGCGGGAAGAGGAAATGATGATACGTCAGCGGGAGATGGAAGAACAAATGAGAAGACAGAGGGAAGAGAATTATAGTAGAATGGGTTACATGGATCCA agggagagagacatGAGAATGGGTGGTGCCACCACAATGAACATGGGAg ATCCTTATGCTTCTGCAGCCCAGAAATTTCCACCTCTTGGAGGTGGTGGCGGCATAGGTTATGAAGCTAATCCAGGAGTTGGCCAAGCAGCCATGAGTGGTTCTATGATGGGAAGTGACATG